TGCTTATCGATTGGGCTCTCGATGTTTTCAGGAAAGGGAAGGCGTGCGGATTGTATTCCTGCTATGTAACCAATGGTTATTTGACTCCCGAAGCTCTTAAAATTTTAAAAGAAGCTGGTCTTACTGGCGTAAAAATCGATGTGAAGGGCGACCGCGAGGTCTATGAAAATTTTTGTGGCAACGTTGATGTTAAAAAGGTGTGGAGGAATGTTTGCCTCGCTAGAAAATTGGGAATGCACGTTGAGATTGTCAATCTTCTTGTGACAGGCGTCAATGACGACGAATCTTCAATACGATTGCTTACTGAAGAGCACATCAAAAACGCCGGTCCTGAGACACCGTTGCATTTTACCAGATATTTCCCAGCATATCAGTATAGAAGACCACCGACAGATCTTAGTATCATGTACAAAGCCTACAAAATTGCAAGAGAAGCGGGAATCGAATATGTTTATTTAGGGAATATTTCAGATGAGAAATATGAGAATACCGTCTGCCCACAGTGTGGTGCAATTCTCATCAAACGATCATATCATGGTATCAAGAAGGAGGAGCTTTCGCGGGATTACCGCTGCATGAAATGCGGAAAGAAAATTCCGATCATTGGCCGGGTCATTGAACGATGATACAATCTTTCGATTTTTTCAAGCGTCAGGCTATTTGGCATTTGTTGATGTTCGATAATCATCATTTCAATTAGAGACGAGGACGTGTTGCCAGTTTACTGTTTCTGTTCAGTGGATGTCACAGCTAGGTCATTTCAGGCATCGATCTTTGCAGTGAAATGACCGGAAAATTTTGATAATGAACTATGACATTATATCAACTGGGGGAAAATGCTTGGCTGTCAGTATCACTATTTATGATGGATGCCAATCGATAGGTGGCAACAAGATTTATTTAGAATTTGACGGGCACGGTATCTTCTTCGACTTCGGCATTAATTACAAGAAATTGGGCGGGTTCTGTGAGGAGTTCCTTACGCCCAGGGCCGGAAGAGGAATTCACGACTACCTGCATATTGGCCAGTTGCCCCGTTTAAATATTTACAGAGACGATCTTATACCGCGTGACATCGATCTGTCAGGTTATCAGAACTTGAAGGTCGATGCCGTCTTCCTCTCGCACGCGCACCTCGATCATGTTGGGAGAGCGCCAATGCTCGATTTCAGAATCCCGTTTGTCGCATCGCCTTTGACATTTACCATACTCAAGTGTCTGAGAGATTGTGATAGTCATCGCATCGAGCATGAAATTGTGTATTCTAATTTGAGGGCACCTGGAAAAGATGATAGATATCTGATTGTTGAGAAGAAGAATCTCTTCTGGAGGAGAAAATTCGTTGTTGCCGGGCCATTGACGAACAAGTTTGAGGATTTTATGAATTTTTGCCCGTGGCGAAAAAAGTTCTACGGTGGCGAATTCTTGATGCAAAACGACTTCGACATTGAATTCAAACAATTCGATACCGATCATTCTATTTACGGTTCTTCTGCGTTTGGGGTGAACACGTCTTGTGGTTGGATCATATATACTGGTGATCTGAGAATGCATGGTCGTTTCGCTAATAAGACGAGAGCTTTTATCAATGGAGCAAAAGCGCTTTGCCCTCGCGCCCTTATCATCGAGGGCACGAGGATTGACGCATCACAGGAGGGTATTACAGAGAAAGCGGTTTACGAGAAGTGCATGGCCGCTGCTTCGTATGAAAGAGGACTGATCGTCGCGGACTTTTCGCCACGGAATTTTGAGCGACTTGATACATTTAAAAAAATTGCTAAAGAATTGGGACGAGAACCCGTCGTTCTCATGAAGGACGCTTATTGTCTCGACGCCATCTCATGCGTTGACGGGAAAGATCGCATGAGGAATGTGCGGGTTTATCGCGATATCAAGGAAAAAATGGATGGCTATGAAATAGAGGTTAAAGGAAAGCATGAGGAGGCTTTCGTCGATCCCACTGATATTGCCAAAGATCCTGGGGAATTTATTGTCTGTTTCTCCTTCTGGGATATGAATCGACTGCTCGACATCAAGCCAGAAGGTGGCACTTACATCTACTCAAGCAGTGAGGCTTACACGGAAGAGCAGGCTATTGATTTTCTTCGGTTAAGAAACTGGCTCTCGCTCTTCAAGATGAAGATCAAGGGGTTTGAGATCGTTGAAGATTCAGAAGGTCCTCGCCCGAAATTCGATCTGGGATATCATGTCTCAGGACATGCATCGGGCGAAGATATCGTCAAAATCATTGACATGATAGATCCAGAAGTCGTTATCCCCGTTCATACTGAGAAGCCAGAAAAATTTTCAGAGTTGATTGATCGCAAGGTCTTGATTCCCGTCGAAGGGGCTTCTCTCGAATTGAGCAATATGGCATAAAAGAATTCCTTGACGAGCGATGCATCAGTCAATTGAAATAAAAGCGGTTTTTTTGGAATCTCCTAAAATTAGCAGGCACTGGAAAATGGCGCCTGATTCGTTGAGAATCGATCATCTCGACATTCTTTTTTCCAATTCCTTTTTAGTAGCTATTCTGCCGTTGCAAGAAATGTGGAAGAAGTGCTGGACAAGACAAACCTTCTATTATGAAACAATGTTTGTCACCTAGTCAAAATTATTCAACATTGTTGCATATTAACACAACTTAACAATCTTTTTTGAAAAATTGTTGCAAAAGTAATAAAGTAATCCTTAAATATCGTAAAGGCGCTAATCTTTTTCGGGGGAACATAATGGGCTACGAAGAACTATTTCCAGGAATGGATATGAAGTGGCACGCAAATGCCACAAAGCGATTCGCCTCCCCGTTCGTCGATGTAGCGCACGACAGGATCGACGTGGACCCGATCATTCTATCGCACGCTGCGGTGGCATGCGGGTTCACGATTCGAGACTTCTACGAGAAGCCTGAGTTGGGAATCCACTGCGTTGGATATATCTCGCAGCTGTACGACCTGTTGCCTGTGACGCACTGGTTCTACTCGCTTCCGTGGGTAAGGGAGTTGGGATTGACACTGCAGTACAAAGATACTCTGCCGCCGATCTCGACTGGACCGATCATCTCCGAGCCGGGACAGGTTGACAACATCCACGTACCAGATGTTGATGAATTGATGAAGGGTTACACCCTGCCTGAATTCATCAGGATCTACGAGTACGTGCAAAAGAATCTCCCAATGACGCTCGTCCCGATCTCCTATGGTTTCGACCTCGTTGGTGCGGCAGCTGAGCTCTGTGGTGTTGAGAATTTCATCATGTGGACGTTCACTGAACCAGAGGCAGCACACAAACTCGTAAAAAAATACACGGATACATCGGTCAACGGGGCAATTGGATTGGCGAACAAATTCGGCATGGCGATGTTGATCGTCGGCTCTGTTCTTGCGAACAATGACATCTTCTCGGATGAAGCTGTGAAAGAGTATTCTGCGAACTACATGAAATACTATGTTGACAAAGCCTTTAGAGGCGGGGCAGGACCCCAGCTATTCTATCACCTCTGCGGTAACCACCAGACCGACTACAAGGTGTTTAAGGACACGCTATTCTGGTCTCCATTCAATGTGATTCACATCGGATATTACGGTAGAGATCCATTCCCGTCGCAGCTTCTAAAGGAAGAATTCGGAAAGCTTTCGACCATCATGGGATCGGTTGACACAAAGTTGATGATCAACCCGAACCCCAAGATTGCGTATGAGCAGGCAAAGGCGCAAATCTTGGCTGGACGTGACAGCCCGAAGGGGTACATTCTCGGTACTTCCTGCGAGACGCCGCCGTACACAATTCCGGGCAACCTCCTAGCGCTGGTCAAAGCGGCCAGGGACTACGGAACATATGGAACATGGTGAGGTGAGGAAGAATGGAAATCAAGATCCCAAATGAAGTCATGGAATTGATCGGTAAGAGGGGCATCAAGGAAGCTGATGTCAAGGATGTCATCGAGACGGCGGAGTCATCGAACAAGAAGATTGTGATGGGCAACAGAAACATCGCTAAGAAGATAATTGGCCAGGCTACCGTCTACGTCGACTACGAACTTGAAAAGGGTCTGGTAAGAAAGCATGCGACAGTGAAGTCCGCATATTCTCACAGATTGATGTTGGGAGAAATAGTCAACGCAACTGACAAGAGCGACTGGGTTTGCGCTCACTGCAATGAGCCTGCGTTGTATGGACACGTCGCAATGACATACATGCAGGTCACGAGAAATGGACCTGCGGTCGTCTGCCCGAAATGCAAGGACTCTTGGGTTGAGGAATACCTTGCAACGAAGACGCTAGCTGCGGTTGAGGGTCTGTTCGAGAAAAAACGCGCTTAAATTTTTTCAGGGCCGCGAATGCGGCCTCTATCATTTTACTTTTGAAGTTGTCACTCGATACTTATTCTCTCGGTCTCTAATTTCATTTGACTCCCCTTGATCGAATCAAAAACGCATTTTCAAGCAGTACAGTTCCCTGTGAGAGGTCTTGAAGTGTAACTTCAGAAAATTAGAAATCTCTTGAATCTATAAGGCAACTCACATCTGGTGTTGATATGAGCGAACTTATTGGAAAAACAGAGAGCCTCTGCCCGGAATGTCTCAAAACGATACCCGCGGAGAAAATTGCTGAGGATGACAAAGTTTATCTAGTCAAGACATGCCCCGATCACGGAACTTTCAAAGTTCTCATCTGGCGCGGCGTTGCAGATTATAAAGACCTAGAGCGTTATTCGTGTGTTAAATCGAAGCCTGAGAGGATTGCAGTCAAGAACAGTGGCACATGCCCGGAAGTCTGTGGTCTGTGTCCAGATCATATCCAGCACACTTGTCTCGTTGTCCTTGAAGTCACCAATGGCTGTAACCTCAAGTGTCCGATCTGCTTCGCGAGTGCGAATGAGCGATACAAGTTTCACCCGTCAATTGAGGAAATCCGAGAAATGTTCCAGACGATCGTTGAATATGTGAAGCATCCAATCGCCGTACAGATTAGTGGCGGAGAACCGACGATCAGAGATGATCTCCCCGATATAGTGAAAATGGGAAAAAGCATGGGCGTCGATTATATCGAAGTGAATACCAATGGTGTTCGACTCGCTGAGGATATGGATTATTTGCGGAGAATTAAGGAGGCTGGCGTCGACTCTCTTTATTTCTCGTTCGACGGCGTCACTGGTGATGTCTTTGTGAAGACCTGCGGGAAAGATCTTCTTGATACAAAACTCAAAGCCCTTGAAAACTGTCAGAAGGTGGGGATGGGCGTCACCCTTGTGGTTGTCGTTTCGAGAAGTGTCAACTTTCACCAGATCGGAGATATCATCCAGTTCGCCAAGAAATGGATTCCGACTGTCAAAGGGGTGCATTTCCAGCCGTTGAGTTACTTTGGGAGATACCCGTCGATGCCAAAGGATGAGGATCGCGTACTCCTTCCAGACCTCCTCAAAGCGATTGAAGAGCAGACAAAGGGAGAACTAAGGGCTGATAATTTTATCCCGACTTCCTGCGCGAACGTGCACTGCGATGCGAAATCGATGTCGATCCTGATGGAGGACGGTACACTGTTTCCACTGACCCAAAGAGCGCTGGGTCCCCCCCGTGAGACAAGCCAGATCGCAAAGAAGACGCGGCAAGAGATATGTGATCTCTGGCGATACATCGAGGATTCGATTAGTAGCAGTAGCGAGGAAGATCTTGACGGAACCTGGCTCGGATTCATTCAAAGAGCGAAGACGCACTACCTGACTGTTTCGACGATGCCCTTCCAGGACGTCTGGAATGTAGAGACCGAGCGGCTGAAGAATTGCTGCATCCACACAGTGACCCCAGATGGTCGTCTGATCCCGTTCTGCCTCTTCAACATCAACAGTATTCATGGGAAGACGCTGTACAGGCACGAGATCTTTTCGAAATATAAGAAAGGCTAACGGGAGGTTTTCTTACCAACGCTCCTGTGATAATCATCGACAATCTTGTTCATGTATCTTGAGATTTCTCTCTGTCTTTGTTCACTAGATACGATAAGTTGCTGGAGCGGGAACTCGAAGTCGCAAAAGGGACACCTTGCTAGCTCACAGGTCGTCGCGGACCTCCTGCATCCTCTACATGCGATCGCCCTCGACTGGAATAAGCTGAAAGTCTTGCCGCAGCGGGGGCAGGTCACCCGTTTCGTCGTTTTCAGAAGATTTGGCGTTACACCAAGCTGTCTCATGTGCGGCGTCAGTACCATCTTATTTTCCTCCTCGTCTACTGAGGATTACCCCGATATTTAAATTCTTGGCAATATGCGCCAATCATACCGCAATTTGATCATCCTTTATATAACTCATCTGGGTTACCTTTCTATTTGCAAATTATCTTCGAGATTTCTTGATGAACGATTTTATCCGAGCTCATTCGGTCGGACATCGAAATCTGGTGGCAATACAACAGGCCAGCTGAGAAAAGGCTTAAATGGATGTGATGCAATCGACTCAGTCCTTCTCAGTCCTTCAAGAAATTCCGTCGTTACATCGGCTGAGAATGCAAATAGCATTTCTTCTTCCTTCACAAGACCGTATGCTCTATCTCCCAAACAAGGGATATCGATGACAACCTTTTGACCCTCGAGAATCTTTGCGATCGCTGCGCACAGACTACCCTGACCAGTCATCGTCGTTGAGATCGCATCTCCCCTCCAATATGTAAAGCCGATGATCATTCTCAAAACCTGTGCAGGTGTTGCATAAATAACGACGAGATCAGGATCGGCCGGTATCAAATCTAGCGGTGCCATGAGAACCGCGCTATACTTCTTTCCGCCTGCACCGATCATTTTGATAGATCTTTGCAGATTCTCCGCTGAGTTTGCGTCTTTAACGAATGGTAAATTTAATGTACCAGTAACAACGCGATTAGGCGCCCTGATAAGACCGATGCATGAGGAACCGAGAACACATCTTATGCCTTCGGAGGAAGCACCAACAATCCCTTGTTCTCTGTGGTACCTGGCAATGGCGGCCATGTGGCAGGGCGTTGTCTTTGTCAGAAGTTTTACATCGGCGAATTTGAGTAATTCCTTCGCTTCAGTGAACATCTTGACGCCGACAGGGGAATTTGCAAGATTAAGTATCTTTTTTAAGGATGAGAAAGCGCTTTTCCAAATGTCACCAGTCATAAAGGAAGCTAATTGCGTGTTGCTTATTAGTGTTGTCGATCGATTGAGCAAATTATTATGCCAGAATTTTGAAAACGTTCAATTCGTTTAAATCGCAAAATCTTCTGGTCAAAAGGATTATTATTCATATTCATATTACCTCTCCGTGTGGATGTTTTAAGCAAACTGAAAATCGCGATCGCTAGGAGACGGTTATCCTCGAGAGATATTTCCGATAAGGCGAAATACCCTCTCGAAGAATGGATTCACAATCAGGTCAAGAAGAATTTCAAGTCGAGCTCCGAATTCAGAGAGATCCTCGGTAAAAGACGTCTGGATGAGGTGACGCGAGACGATATCCGCGGGTACCAGATTTATCGGTTCAGGAAGCAGCTTGAGTATGTTCGGGCTAATAGCATTTATTATAGAACACTGCTTAATAAAGCTGATGTCGATCCAAAGAAAATCAGGAGTTTCGAAGATCTAACGAAAATTCCACTGACCGAGCCTGCAGAGGTTGCGAAGGAACCTTTTCACTTTTTATGCGTTCCCCAGGGCAAGGTGATGCGCGCCTTCACGACTTCTGGTACCTCGGGCCTCACGAAAAGAATCTTTTTCACGAGAGACGATATTTTAAGAATCATCGACTCGATCTCGGCTGCCCTTAAAACCCTCGGCATGACCGAAAATGATGTGTTGCAGATCATGTTTCCTACGATCGCGAGCTGGGATCCTGGATACATGCTTGACGGCGCTTGCAAAATCGCGGGTCTTCATTCAGTCATCGCTGATATGCTGGATGTTGACGAGCAAATACGTATCATGAAAGAATCGGGTACAACGATGATGATCGGATTGACATCGTTCATCTACAGAGTCACCGTGCTCGCGAAAGATAAATACGATCTTCGATCGCTCGGCATCAAGGCGATCATTCTTTCGGCCGAACCGCTATCAGAAGCAATGCGCCGGGAAATCGAAGAGGCGTGGGGTTGCAAAGCTCTCAGCCAGTATGGGCTCACTGAGATGGGTTTGGCAACGACTGTCGAATGCGTCGCGCAAGATGGACTTCATGTCAACGATGCGGATTTTCTGGTTGAGGCAATAGACTCGGAAACGCTCGAGCATGTCGGACCGCGTGAACCTGGTGAACTGGTCATCACGAGTCTTAATTACCAGGCAACGCCGTTGATAAGGTACAGAACGTATGATCTTTCGAGTCTCATCGAGCCGCCCTGTGCTTGCGGCCTAAAGACGATAGGAAAAGTCGGGAAGATCAAGGGGCGCCTCGATATGATGAGGAAAATTGGGATGGGCGAAAAGATTTTCCCGCTGCTTTTTGATGAAGCAATACTCAGCGTCTCTGGTGTCGTTAATTATGTCGTTTTCATTGAGAAATCTGGATTCAGGGATCGCTTGCGCTTTAAAGTTGAGTTCATCGGCGATAAGGAAGAGGGCCAGAGAAAAATACTGGATGCGGTCATGAATATTCCTGAGATCAAAACAAGTATCGAAAACGATCTTCTTGAAGAGCCAATAATCGAAATGGTTAATAGTGGATCTCTTGAATTCATGCCAAAAACGATGTCGATTGTTGATCTGAGAAATCAGTACGACTGATTTTTTAACATCTCAATGCGAAAAATTCTTGACCGTGCGGTTGTTCTACGGCGATAACTATGAAAGCAGGTGTCGTTGCTGTGCAGGGAGCGGTGCAGGAACATATCGATATGACCAACTTGGCTTTCGAACGGTTGGGAGTTGTCGGTCGTGCCGTTCCAGTCAGAAGAGAGAAGGATATTGAAGGAATTGATTGCCTAATCATCCCCGGAGGAGAGAGCACAACGATCTCGAGATTACTGAGACGCTTCAATCTCTTTGATAAAATCGTCGAAAGGGGAAAAGAGGGTATGCCAATCATGGGCACATGTGCAGGCTGTATCCTTTTGGCGAAGATTGGGGACGAGGAGGTTGTGAAAACTGGTACGGAGCTCCTCGGTTTGATGGAAATGGAGGTCGACCGAAACGCATTTGGGAGACAACGCGAATCATTCGAGGCTGATATTTCAATAAGAGGATTTGAGCGTCCCTTTCACGCCGTTTTCATCAGAGCCCCTGCGATCAGAAAAGTATGGGGGCGATGCGAAACCTTGGCAACATTTGAGAACAATATCGTAATGGCGAAACAAGACAATTTGTTGGGTCTTGCATTCCATCCAGAACTTTCAAACGATACAAGAATTCACGAGATGTTGATCGAAATGGTTTAATTCTTAATTGCGAATGAACTTGAACAAGAGATAATAATTCGATTTTTTCTTTTATGATAAATGGCTGCCAAGAAAAAGAAATAAAATTGTCGCAACTACATGTAATTGCTGATAAAAACCGATTGATCGATTTTTAATTGATTTCCCATCTTCCTATTTCTTTATCGCCGTTATGATTTTTTCCAATCGTGTCGCAAAGTCTCCATTTTCAACAATTGTGCCAGTAACAATCGCATTGGCGCCGGCATTCTTGATCGCTACCGCCTCTTCAGGCTCTCTAATCCCGCCGCCAACGATAAGTGGAATCGAGATGTTCTTTTTCACTTCGCGGATCATCGTTTCTGGTACGGGTTGAGGCGATCCGCTGCCAGCCTCGAGGTAAAAAAGTTCCATACCCATATATTGTGCGGCGAGAGCGTAAGCGACGGCAAGCTGAGGGTTATTTCGAGGGATCAGATCGGCCTTACTCACCTCACCTACCTTCATACCTGGTTCTACGATGACATAGCCCATTGGGATTGTTTCAAGGCCCAGCTTTTTAATAATCGGCGCACCTCTCACCTGCTCTCCGATGACATTCTTCACATTCTGACTGTTCAACACACTCATGAAGTATATTGCATCGCAGTGCCTCGATATTGCGTGCGCTCCAGATGGAAAATAGATAACAGGAAGCTTACAGAGTTTCTTGATTTCAAGGATGGTGAGATCGAGGTTCTCCTGCGTGACACCAGTCGATCCGCCAACCATGATCGCATCTGTTCCGATCTGTTCAGCCGTTTCAGCGATCCTTGCAGCGACGACTGAGTCCTGCTTCGCTGGATCGATGAGCGTCATATGGATAGTTCCTTCTTGTATACGTTTCATCAGATATTCTTTTACCCTCATAGAATGCCACCTGCAAGGAAAGCGATGAGCGCAACAAGCATTCCTACCTTTGTCAATTTCTGACCTCGCCTTGGATTTTGAAATTGAAGAAATGAGGAGTATATAAAGATTGCATCAGCAATCAAAACGATGAAAAGATACTCGATGTCGAAGATACCAACAACGAAGGGCTCGAAACTCAGGATCACTGCGACAAGAATGAACAATGTTGCGATTGCACCAGCTTCTCTCTTTCCAATCTGTTTAGGCAACGTCAATCGGTCAAAGTCCGCTTCCATGTCCTCGATGTCTTTGATGATTTCCCTGCCTAGGGTTGCAAGAAATGCCATCGCTGCGAGTGCAACCGTCTGTTCAACATGCTTCACAACAGCACCACCGAGGAGGAAGAGGAAACCAGTCAATAGAGCGATTAGAAAATTGCCGCCAAACCCCTCTTTTTTCAATTTTACTTCGTAGAAAAGCATGAAGAGAATCGCGATCGCAACGATCGCGATGGAAATCGCATCCAGGAGCAAGGAAAGAAGAAGCGAGATGGAAAAGAGAATCGCTGAGATCTTCAGGGCCGTCGAAGCACTTATCTTTCCTGAGGGAATCGGTCTCTCTGGATGAGCTCTTTTGTCGATCTCTCGATCCATATAATCATTGAGTGAGTTTCCAGCGGCGATGAAGGTGAAGACGATCGCGGAAGCGATAAGAATTTCCATAGAATAATCTACCATCGAAGTTCCCGCGCCGACTAGCGCAGCCAGTATCACTCCGATGACGCCCATAATACAATTGCCGATGCGGAAAAGCTGAATAAACCGATTCACCTTTTCGGAATTTCCTTATTATAATTACTTTTTTTCTTAAGAAGCATCTTTTTAAAAGCGCGTACCGTAATAGCATTGGGCAAAAAGTTAATAATTAGATCAAGATAGCCTGCACGATGGCCAACACTGATGTGGCTGCTGAAATTGAAGCGATCAAATCAATCATTGGAAAGTATTTTCCGATTTATGACGTTAGAGTGACCCACGATTCTCTTTCGATTTTCATCACACCCGATCCACATACACTCGATCAGAGTTTTGAATCACTTCGTCGCGAACTTGGTGCCAGAGGCTATATCCCTTTTCTCCACTATCAGGGCGGAGAATACATTATTGCGATTGCTAGAAAGCCTGAAATCAAACGGAGAGGGACGTGGATCAACCAACTCCTTCTTGTCATCACTTTCTTCTCGACTGCATTTGCTGGCGCGTATTTATGGGCAAGTTACACGAACGTTCCCTCAGTTTTCACCATTGACAATTTCCTTTGGGGCGCGATTTTCTTTGCCATTCCACTCATGACGATGCTCGGGATGCATGAACTGTGCCATTACCTTGCTTCAAAGAAACACGGCGTTGAAGCCTCCCTCCCATTTTTCATCCCCTCGGTCCCGCCTCTCGGGACATTTGGGGCGTTTATTTCAATGCGAGAGCCGATGCCCGACAGGAAAGCGCTCGTAGACATTGGTGTGGCAGGACCGATCGGTGGTCTTATTGTAGCAATTCCGCTTGTTCTTCTCGGTCTCTATCTCACAGCGCAGGGCGATGTCCAGTCTGGTGAGGTCGGTACGGCTGGTGCGATTGCGATTGTCGTTCAACCACTCTATCAGCTGTTTATGCTTTTCGTGCCGATTCCTGAGGGTGTTGCCCTTCACCCGACGGCATTTGCGGCCTGGGTGGGTTTGCTCGTAACGGCAATCAATCTCTTGCCAGCGGGGCAGCTTGATGGCGGGCACATCGCAAGGGGACTTCTCGGGGACAAGTCGAGATATCTGGGCTACGCGACGATTGTTCTCCTTTTCATCATGTCCTTCTTCTATATCGGCTGGATCTTCTTCGCGATACTAATATTCCTCCTCGGTCTCAGGCACCCTGCCCCCCTTAACGATATTTCCAAGGTAGATAACAAAAGAAAAGCAATTGGCGTCGTCGCGCTTGTCATCCTCTTGCTGACATTTGTTCCGATCCCAGTGGTTGAGATTCCTCCTGATCATTCATACGAGATCATTCTCATAGAACCGCAATCAACTTCCGTGAATGTCACTCCAGGGCAGAACGTGGTCTTCAGTATGATTGTGAACAATACGGGCAATACCTATTTGCATCTCAAGTTCTTTGTGAAACAGGTCCCCCAAAACTGGAGCGCGATTATTTATCTGAGCAATCAATCACACGAGACTGCGACGAATGCGCTCGAATTCGACATTCCATATAAGGAATCGGCGAATGTGACTATGGAGATTACTGTTCCTGAAAGCGCAAGCAAAGGACCGCGTACAATCGTTCTTGATACCTCGTCACAGAGCAAATCATTGCTGATCAATTTTGAAATCATGGTAGACG
This region of Methanomassiliicoccales archaeon genomic DNA includes:
- a CDS encoding site-2 protease family protein: MANTDVAAEIEAIKSIIGKYFPIYDVRVTHDSLSIFITPDPHTLDQSFESLRRELGARGYIPFLHYQGGEYIIAIARKPEIKRRGTWINQLLLVITFFSTAFAGAYLWASYTNVPSVFTIDNFLWGAIFFAIPLMTMLGMHELCHYLASKKHGVEASLPFFIPSVPPLGTFGAFISMREPMPDRKALVDIGVAGPIGGLIVAIPLVLLGLYLTAQGDVQSGEVGTAGAIAIVVQPLYQLFMLFVPIPEGVALHPTAFAAWVGLLVTAINLLPAGQLDGGHIARGLLGDKSRYLGYATIVLLFIMSFFYIGWIFFAILIFLLGLRHPAPLNDISKVDNKRKAIGVVALVILLLTFVPIPVVEIPPDHSYEIILIEPQSTSVNVTPGQNVVFSMIVNNTGNTYLHLKFFVKQVPQNWSAIIYLSNQSHETATNALEFDIPYKESANVTMEITVPESASKGPRTIVLDTSSQSKSLLINFEIMVDE